In one Sesamum indicum cultivar Zhongzhi No. 13 linkage group LG12, S_indicum_v1.0, whole genome shotgun sequence genomic region, the following are encoded:
- the LOC105174853 gene encoding uncharacterized protein LOC105174853: MPAPFRSGIGLQRGNAQFYFINPLRNKIPTFQQPKTLIFRMVNQSGSTRRPTCPSCSKPTPICLCNRLRSPALHNSVTVTILQHSLEKKHPLNSTRIATIGLKYVDVITVSDVNLQARFFIRLLNSGCRTDGVKCDEDSHLFDEMSSEGENTEFVGRAISGLPSEEVALVDSEATAISFTIGKYGFISSFSNHWMTLDECQNMSFDQLLASDIAVDDIRKGFVVKKLQMRPIEGSNEYEESKEFEIAIPSGSVLLFPSERSIDVEAVDFEVKNLIVLDGTWAKAKRMYNENPWLRFLPHIRLDVDKLSLYSDVRHQPRAGYLSTIESIVYAMKAIGEDSEGLDGLLDVFESMIGDQRRCKDERLSKASGK, encoded by the coding sequence ATGCCTGCTCCCTTTCGATCCGGAATTGGATTGCAAAGGGGAAACGCCCAATTCTACTTTATCAATCCATTGAGAAACAAAATCCCCACATTTCAGCAACCGAAAACCCTAATTTTCCGAATGGTAAATCAATCTGGGTCTACAAGGAGACCCACTTGCCCATCATGCTCCAAACCGACGCCCATTTGTCTATGTAACCGACTCCGCTCTCCTGCTCTCCATAACTCTGTTACTGTCACCATTCTCCAACATAGTCTTGAGAAAAAGCACCCTCTGAATTCCACACGAATCGCAACCATTGGGCTAAAATATGTCGATGTAATTACAGTTTCCGATGTTAATTTACAAGCCCGGTTCTTTATTCGGTTGCTCAACTCCGGTTGTAGAACGGATGGGGTCAAATGTGATGAAGACAGCCATCTGTTTGATGAAATGTCGAGTGAAGGAGAGAATACTGAGTTTGTTGGCAGGGCCATTTCAGGACTGCCGTCTGAAGAAGTAGCTCTCGTAGATTCAGAAGCTACTGCTATCAGTTTTACCATTGGAAAATATGGATTCATTAGCTCCTTTAGTAATCATTGGATGACACTGGATGAATGTCAGAATATGAGCTTTGATCAGCTATTGGCCTCAGATATAGCTGTCGATGATATAAGAAAAGGGTTTGTTGTGAAGAAACTTCAGATGCGGCCTATAGAAGGGAGCAATGAATACGAAGAAagtaaagaatttgaaattgcaATTCCTTCAGGATCAGTGCTTTTATTTCCAAGCGAACGATCAATCGACGTTGAGGCTGTGGATTTTGAGGTTAAGAATTTGATCGTGTTGGATGGAACATGGGCCAAGGCCAAGAGAATGTACAATGAGAACCCTTGGTTGAGATTCTTGCCGCACATAAGGTTGGATGTAGATAAGTTGAGCTTGTACAGCGATGTGAGGCATCAACCAAGGGCTGGATATTTATCGACGATCGAGAGCATTGTGTATGCTATGAAGGCCATTGGGGAAGACTCTGAGGGATTGGATGGCCTCTTGGATGTGTTTGAATCCATGATTGGAGATCAAAGGCGATGCAAAGATGAAAGGTTGAGCAAAGCTTCTGGGAAGTGA
- the LOC105174852 gene encoding protein FATTY ACID EXPORT 5 produces MHDFCFTIPYGLLLVLGGVIGYAKKGSTASLAGGLGTGLLLVLAGYLSLQAFHKHKNSYFALILETAVAAILTWIMGQRYMQTGKIMPPGIVAGISLAMTVFYIYKIATGGNHIPPKTE; encoded by the exons ATGCATGATTTTTGCTTCACTATTCCATACGGGCTGCTTCTGGTGTTAGGTGGCGTCATCGGGTACGCCAAGAAAGGCAGCACTGCGTCACTGGCTGGGGGTCTCGGCACTGGTTTGCTGCTTGTCCTCGCCGGTTATCTCAGCCTCCAAGCTTTCCATAAACACAAAAACTCTTACTTCGCTTTGATTCTTGAAACGG CTGTTGCTGCCATACTGACATGGATCATGGGACAGCGATACATGCAAACTGGAAAGATAATGCCACCTGGTATTGTTGCTGGAATAAG CCTCGCCATGACtgtgttttatatttacaaaattgcCACTGGAGGGAACCATATTCCACCGAAGACTGAGTAA